From Algoriphagus sp. NG3, the proteins below share one genomic window:
- a CDS encoding cell division ATP-binding protein FtsE has protein sequence MDFSTQPVLQVNQATIFQGIDPILTDVNFSVEQHEFVFLIGRTGSGKSSLLKTLYADLALRNGSAEVAGFDLRSIKTKDVPFLRRKIGIIFQDFQLFNDRSVAENLVFVMKATGWKDKAKINARMSEVLLQVGLHNASSKMPHQLSGGEQQRVVIARALLNEPSILLADEPTGNLDPDVADGIFKLFQDINKKGTAILMATHNYDLLRKYPYRVLKCENGELKDSQTHDVSYGTSY, from the coding sequence ATGGATTTCAGCACTCAGCCTGTATTGCAGGTAAATCAAGCGACGATCTTTCAAGGCATCGACCCGATCCTAACTGATGTCAACTTCTCCGTGGAACAACATGAATTTGTGTTTCTAATCGGTAGAACCGGAAGCGGTAAAAGCTCCTTATTAAAAACACTTTACGCCGATTTGGCGTTAAGAAATGGCAGTGCTGAAGTGGCAGGTTTTGATCTGAGGTCTATCAAAACCAAAGACGTTCCATTTTTGAGAAGGAAAATCGGAATAATATTTCAGGATTTTCAGTTATTCAATGACAGAAGTGTAGCCGAAAACCTTGTCTTTGTCATGAAAGCCACCGGATGGAAGGACAAGGCAAAAATCAATGCACGAATGTCCGAGGTTCTTCTACAGGTAGGACTGCATAATGCCTCAAGTAAAATGCCTCACCAACTATCTGGGGGAGAACAGCAAAGGGTAGTGATAGCCAGGGCTCTACTAAATGAACCTTCTATACTGCTAGCTGATGAGCCTACTGGGAATCTAGATCCGGATGTGGCAGATGGGATTTTCAAGCTCTTCCAGGATATCAATAAAAAAGGAACAGCTATCTTGATGGCAACCCATAATTATGATTTACTTCGTAAATATCCTTACAGAGTCCTGAAATGTGAAAATGGAGAATTAAAGGATAGTCAGACGCATGATGTCTCTTATGGGACATCCTATTGA
- a CDS encoding S41 family peptidase, producing MKTAIISKTSLLLCLIILLGSCDKKDDPTPRIAPDSNEAANNWILALMNEVYYWRDDIRTPIAASSDPTQYFNSLLNKPTDRFSAIFPDYQELLNSLSGVSLDAGYEFTLFRASESSNDVVGEITYIKKNSPAASAGLVRGDVFTAINGTTLTEDNYQDVLGQTQEAHTISYLSYNEGLEGYQAQEDISLTPIELQENPIYLDTVYTIGSQKIGYLVYNFFAPDPGNSSNSYDLELDQIFASFKSQNINNLIIDFRYNGGGYVGSAINLASLIAPGVSSSSVFSITKYNELLSSNFPELKDVETAFLNKSQNLGATLDGNTVYVLTSRRTASASELIINGLKPYMEVFMIGDITTGKNVGSVTFGDEENPKNRYGLLPIVSQSFNSLDESDYSNGFTPNIPALEYEERLRPLGDVNEVLLRKALEQITGTPSSTRFNKLDRVEQGSSLDSKIRNGRMIENNILK from the coding sequence ATGAAAACAGCCATTATATCCAAAACTTCCTTATTGCTTTGCTTGATTATATTGTTGGGCTCTTGCGACAAAAAGGATGATCCTACACCCCGCATAGCACCTGACTCCAATGAAGCAGCAAATAATTGGATACTGGCATTAATGAATGAAGTGTATTATTGGCGTGATGATATAAGAACTCCTATAGCTGCCTCCTCTGATCCTACCCAATATTTCAACTCCCTTTTAAATAAACCAACGGATCGGTTTTCTGCAATCTTTCCTGATTATCAAGAATTACTCAATAGCCTCAGCGGAGTTTCACTGGACGCCGGGTATGAATTCACATTATTTAGGGCTTCTGAGTCCAGTAATGATGTAGTTGGAGAAATAACCTATATCAAGAAAAACAGCCCTGCAGCATCTGCCGGGCTGGTTCGTGGAGACGTTTTTACCGCGATCAACGGAACCACTCTGACTGAAGATAATTACCAAGACGTTTTAGGTCAAACCCAAGAAGCACACACCATTTCATATCTTAGCTATAATGAGGGGCTGGAAGGCTATCAAGCCCAGGAAGACATATCACTGACTCCTATAGAACTACAGGAAAACCCAATATATCTGGACACGGTATACACTATAGGTTCACAGAAAATCGGTTATTTAGTATATAATTTTTTCGCACCTGACCCGGGAAACTCTTCCAATAGTTACGATCTTGAATTAGATCAAATATTTGCCTCTTTTAAGTCTCAGAATATCAATAATCTCATAATTGATTTCAGGTATAATGGTGGAGGCTATGTCGGCTCTGCTATTAATTTAGCAAGTCTTATTGCACCTGGAGTATCTAGCTCCTCCGTTTTCTCAATCACGAAATACAATGAATTACTTTCATCTAATTTCCCTGAATTAAAGGATGTAGAGACCGCATTCTTAAACAAATCCCAAAACCTCGGAGCTACTCTGGATGGAAATACAGTATATGTGCTTACTTCCAGGCGTACAGCTTCTGCATCAGAGCTTATAATCAATGGCCTTAAACCCTATATGGAGGTCTTTATGATTGGAGATATTACTACCGGTAAGAATGTGGGCTCTGTAACATTTGGAGACGAGGAAAATCCCAAGAACCGGTATGGTTTGCTTCCTATTGTATCTCAAAGTTTCAATAGCCTAGATGAGTCCGATTATTCAAATGGCTTTACCCCAAACATCCCGGCCTTGGAATATGAGGAAAGGCTAAGACCTCTTGGGGATGTCAATGAAGTCTTACTTCGCAAAGCCCTAGAGCAGATCACCGGAACCCCATCTTCCACACGATTCAATAAACTAGACAGAGTGGAACAGGGAAGCTCACTTGATTCCAAGATCAGAAATGGCAGGATGATTGAAAATAATATCCTGAAATAG
- a CDS encoding TonB-dependent receptor, whose amino-acid sequence MKKQLLSAFTLLLVFCLGNQVLGQGVLKGRVIDSENLSLPGANVILKNTTLGTVTNQNGDYSIVDLQEGSYEVQVSYLGYGSVTHKVSIEKGETSTLNFKLGETTIESLEFVVIGDRLKGQAKALNQQKNNANITNVVSSDQIGRFPDANIGDALKRIPGVTMQNDQGEARDIIIRGMAPHLNSVTLNGERIPSAEGDNRNVQMDLIPSDMIQTIEVNKAVLPSMDADAIGGSVNLVTRQAPNALRVSGTAASGVNLLSNKPIWTGGVIIGNRFLNDKLGVIFSGSYSNHRFGSDNIEAVWKNYDNGAALEEFDIRKYTVQRVRRSATLALDYDINDNHTLFLSGMYNHRDDWENRFRMRVSQLDRSFEGGDFTEISPDRYLTKGRVEYQTKGGVDSDRNKAARLEDQRVYNATLGGSHLFNKLKMDWSATYAKASEERPFERYVSFRSSNQDVTVDVSNPDQPYANLTNPSDNLGIGFNELSEQYGYTFDRDLNGKIDFKLPYSSRGILQFGARYRGKTKERDNNFFTYEPLDEEAFGESIGAVPNTDYSDPDFLAGSQYQVGNFMSPKYLGGLNLKNIGLFEEGDEPGEYVPGNYKANENITGGYVMADHQFTDKLSAVVGVRLEHTSIDYVGNIFDLDNEEFSSAEGEQNYTNVMPGVHLKYNWNQNSVLRFAWTNTIARPNYFDLVPYAEFSPEDEELSRGNPNLKPTTSMNFDLMGEQYFQNIGLISLGGFYKNLDDFVYTITTQGYTDPLFGSGLEYSRPENGGSAKVYGLEASIQRQIWKGFGIYLNYTYTKSSTDGVEGRENDSIELPGTADNMFNASLSYENKRLVMRVSLNYASDYLDELGGESFEDRYYDKQTFLDVNASYAITPKWRVFLEGNNLTNQPLRYYQGIRSRTMQAEYYNARFNFGLKFDLFE is encoded by the coding sequence ATGAAAAAGCAACTACTTAGTGCATTTACATTGCTTCTTGTTTTTTGCCTGGGCAATCAGGTGCTAGGGCAAGGAGTTTTGAAAGGACGTGTGATAGATTCTGAAAATCTATCTTTACCTGGCGCAAATGTGATTTTGAAAAATACTACGCTAGGTACAGTCACCAATCAAAATGGAGATTATTCCATAGTAGATCTTCAGGAAGGATCGTACGAGGTTCAGGTTTCCTACTTAGGATATGGATCTGTAACCCATAAAGTGTCCATAGAGAAAGGGGAGACATCTACTTTGAATTTTAAATTGGGTGAGACAACGATAGAAAGCTTGGAGTTTGTCGTAATAGGTGACCGCTTAAAAGGCCAGGCCAAGGCACTCAACCAGCAGAAGAATAATGCAAATATTACAAATGTGGTGTCTTCTGATCAGATAGGTAGATTTCCCGATGCGAATATTGGTGATGCATTAAAGCGGATTCCAGGAGTCACCATGCAAAATGATCAGGGGGAAGCCAGGGACATCATCATCCGTGGAATGGCGCCCCATCTGAATTCGGTGACTTTGAATGGTGAAAGGATTCCATCCGCAGAAGGAGATAATAGAAACGTACAGATGGATCTGATACCTTCGGACATGATCCAGACCATAGAGGTCAATAAGGCGGTTCTTCCAAGTATGGATGCTGATGCGATAGGTGGTTCGGTAAACCTTGTCACCCGCCAGGCTCCAAATGCCCTGAGGGTCTCTGGCACAGCCGCTTCAGGTGTCAATTTGCTTTCCAATAAGCCGATTTGGACCGGGGGGGTGATTATCGGCAACCGTTTCCTTAATGATAAGCTGGGTGTGATATTTTCAGGATCATACAGCAACCATCGTTTTGGTTCTGATAATATTGAGGCGGTATGGAAAAATTACGATAATGGAGCTGCGCTAGAAGAGTTCGATATCAGAAAATACACAGTTCAGCGTGTCCGTAGATCTGCGACCTTAGCTCTGGACTATGATATCAACGACAATCATACCCTGTTCCTCTCCGGGATGTATAATCACCGGGATGATTGGGAAAATAGGTTCAGGATGAGGGTAAGTCAGCTTGACCGGTCATTTGAAGGAGGGGATTTCACTGAGATCAGTCCTGATAGATATCTGACCAAAGGCCGGGTAGAGTATCAGACCAAGGGAGGCGTGGACAGTGATAGGAATAAGGCCGCAAGACTGGAAGATCAGCGGGTGTACAATGCCACATTGGGGGGTAGCCATCTGTTCAATAAATTGAAAATGGATTGGTCTGCCACTTATGCCAAAGCATCAGAAGAAAGGCCTTTTGAACGATATGTGTCCTTTAGATCTTCAAATCAGGATGTGACTGTAGATGTCTCCAATCCGGATCAGCCTTATGCAAATTTGACAAATCCATCAGACAATCTTGGTATTGGGTTTAACGAGCTTTCAGAACAATATGGCTATACGTTTGACCGTGATCTAAATGGTAAAATTGATTTCAAATTGCCCTATAGCTCTAGAGGCATACTTCAGTTTGGAGCCAGATATAGAGGCAAAACTAAAGAACGTGACAATAACTTCTTCACATATGAGCCCTTGGATGAGGAAGCATTTGGTGAAAGTATTGGGGCCGTGCCGAATACTGATTATTCTGATCCTGATTTTCTGGCAGGCTCTCAATATCAGGTAGGCAATTTTATGTCACCAAAATATTTGGGCGGCTTGAATTTAAAGAATATCGGTTTGTTTGAAGAGGGGGATGAGCCAGGGGAATATGTGCCTGGGAATTATAAAGCCAATGAGAATATTACAGGTGGATATGTAATGGCAGATCACCAGTTTACCGATAAACTATCTGCCGTAGTAGGAGTGAGACTGGAACATACTTCTATAGATTATGTGGGAAATATTTTCGACTTGGATAATGAAGAGTTTTCTTCTGCTGAGGGTGAGCAAAATTATACTAATGTAATGCCCGGTGTGCACCTAAAGTATAATTGGAATCAAAACAGTGTTTTGAGGTTTGCGTGGACTAATACCATAGCCAGGCCTAATTATTTCGACTTGGTTCCCTATGCGGAGTTTAGCCCTGAAGATGAGGAGTTGTCCCGAGGAAATCCAAATCTTAAGCCCACAACTTCCATGAATTTTGATTTGATGGGAGAGCAATATTTTCAGAATATAGGCTTGATTTCCTTGGGTGGTTTTTATAAAAACTTGGATGACTTCGTATATACAATCACCACCCAAGGCTATACAGATCCTTTATTTGGATCTGGACTGGAATATTCCAGACCTGAGAATGGTGGTTCAGCAAAAGTTTATGGTTTGGAGGCATCTATTCAGCGCCAGATATGGAAAGGATTTGGGATCTATTTGAACTATACCTATACCAAATCGTCCACAGACGGAGTTGAGGGCAGGGAAAATGATTCTATTGAATTGCCAGGGACAGCAGATAACATGTTCAATGCCTCCTTGTCGTACGAAAACAAACGCTTGGTTATGAGAGTATCATTGAACTATGCCTCAGATTACTTGGACGAATTGGGCGGTGAGTCATTTGAAGATCGCTATTACGACAAGCAGACATTTTTGGATGTGAACGCTTCCTATGCGATTACCCCAAAGTGGCGGGTTTTCCTTGAAGGAAACAATTTGACCAATCAGCCGCTGAGATACTATCAAGGCATAAGATCACGGACTATGCAAGCTGAGTATTATAATGCCAGATTTAACTTTGGGTTGAAGTTTGACTTGTTTGAATAG
- a CDS encoding phytase, which translates to MITNRLIYGLTAMGLFISSCSKPIQQQVETGSQSLVKPMYVTDSVVHDTDDPAVWVNSSDPAKSLIIGTDKDADGALYVFDLRGNAIDSLIVRDIQRPNNVDVGYGLDLGDRIVDFAVTGERMTSKLRFYSLPDMNEINAGGIEVYQGETGPDYRDLMGVAVFQDKTTGKNFVIAGRKNGPTDGTYLWQYEILGQNGEITLNLVRKFGSYSGKKEIEAIAVDSELGYIYYSDEGVGVKKYFADPEKGNEELAFFAQEGFSDDHEGISIYKLDDTTGYILVSDQGADLFHVFPREGSASNPHEHVLITKIATSTVSSDGSESISQALGASFPHGLFVAMSDDKTFQIYRWEDMAGDILKSRK; encoded by the coding sequence ATGATAACAAACAGACTGATTTATGGATTGACTGCAATGGGACTTTTCATTAGTTCCTGTAGCAAACCAATCCAACAACAAGTAGAAACTGGATCGCAAAGTTTGGTAAAGCCAATGTATGTGACAGATTCAGTAGTCCACGACACTGATGATCCTGCTGTCTGGGTAAACTCTAGTGACCCGGCCAAAAGCCTCATCATTGGTACTGATAAGGATGCAGATGGAGCATTATATGTGTTTGATCTGAGGGGGAATGCCATTGACTCACTTATTGTCCGGGATATTCAGCGTCCAAATAATGTGGATGTGGGCTACGGCCTGGATCTGGGAGACCGTATAGTTGACTTTGCGGTCACAGGCGAGCGTATGACTTCTAAGTTAAGATTCTATAGCCTTCCGGATATGAATGAAATCAATGCTGGAGGTATAGAAGTCTATCAAGGTGAAACTGGCCCAGACTATAGGGATTTAATGGGTGTGGCTGTTTTCCAAGACAAAACCACCGGAAAGAATTTTGTGATTGCAGGAAGAAAAAATGGCCCTACTGACGGGACTTATTTGTGGCAATATGAAATCCTGGGGCAGAATGGTGAAATCACCTTAAACCTAGTCAGAAAATTTGGCTCTTACTCTGGCAAAAAAGAGATTGAAGCCATAGCCGTAGATTCCGAACTGGGGTATATCTACTATTCTGATGAAGGAGTAGGCGTAAAGAAATACTTTGCTGACCCTGAGAAAGGGAATGAAGAACTGGCATTTTTTGCCCAGGAGGGGTTTTCTGACGATCACGAAGGTATTTCCATCTACAAACTGGATGATACTACAGGATATATCTTGGTTTCTGATCAGGGAGCTGACCTTTTCCATGTTTTCCCAAGAGAAGGAAGTGCTTCAAATCCTCATGAGCATGTATTGATCACCAAGATCGCAACCAGTACGGTTTCCAGTGATGGATCAGAGTCTATCAGTCAGGCGTTAGGAGCTAGTTTTCCCCATGGCCTTTTTGTGGCCATGTCTGATGACAAAACCTTCCAGATCTACCGATGGGAGGATATGGCTGGGGATATTTTAAAATCAAGAAAATAG
- a CDS encoding tetratricopeptide repeat protein gives MKGLIHIYGFALILVCFLSVASLAQISQSSVAALDSAWIVSKSAPESAFILASELLEKSRSAEEDSFTGQCQLLRGYILFQFGMFQDATEALYEAEHIFEKSGNKKLLAQVNNVLGEVYYKLKSSESALQRHENALKIYEEIRDEAGEAETKSFIGGMFEKSGEYSRALEYQGESLRLFESLGMKSQIAFVRENIGSIYEDLEKYDSAYSNFHKAFLLNSELGDSLRVIGNLNNLGDVFRKTGEVRRGLEFSTKAAEMSERLGMIYQQKSAIVDVSKAYAALGEFEDAFHFLEQSRRLSDLVYSEESTRQLAIQEAQYNLFTKNQQIKELEQARNFDTRMRWLLLTLVILLIALSWVVFNRQKLKIRGNKELLQRQEELLLVKEQLITTEKENLRLLELKMDTEDQAHSKSLTAQTLHVIDKNRMLEDIQSKLKSILEEEQKEQRKKIRNLIKQIDFNFSHDADWDDFKQTFEKVHQDFFVTIQARSGGLTPAEMKLASLMRLNLSSKEIASSLGISMDSLRISRYRLRKKLNLQKEDSLQQFLLCI, from the coding sequence ATGAAAGGTCTGATACATATCTATGGTTTTGCTTTAATTCTTGTTTGTTTTTTATCGGTTGCCTCTTTGGCACAAATCTCCCAATCTTCAGTTGCAGCTCTTGATTCTGCGTGGATCGTTTCCAAAAGCGCCCCGGAATCCGCCTTTATACTCGCCAGCGAGCTATTGGAGAAAAGCAGATCGGCTGAGGAAGACTCCTTTACCGGTCAGTGTCAGCTGCTCCGGGGCTATATACTTTTTCAATTTGGGATGTTTCAGGATGCCACTGAAGCACTTTATGAAGCTGAACATATCTTTGAAAAAAGCGGGAACAAGAAGTTGCTTGCCCAAGTAAACAATGTACTTGGAGAGGTTTATTACAAATTGAAGAGCTCTGAAAGTGCCCTTCAGAGGCATGAAAATGCCTTGAAGATCTATGAAGAAATTAGAGATGAAGCAGGTGAGGCAGAAACCAAGAGCTTTATTGGTGGGATGTTTGAAAAAAGCGGGGAATATTCAAGGGCTTTGGAGTATCAGGGTGAATCGCTTCGTCTTTTTGAGTCTTTGGGGATGAAGTCTCAAATTGCTTTTGTGCGCGAAAATATTGGTAGCATATATGAAGACCTGGAAAAATACGATTCAGCCTATTCTAATTTCCATAAAGCATTTCTGCTGAATTCTGAATTAGGCGATAGCCTAAGAGTGATAGGAAATCTAAACAATCTAGGCGATGTGTTTCGGAAGACAGGTGAAGTTAGAAGGGGATTAGAGTTCTCTACCAAAGCGGCCGAGATGAGTGAGAGGCTGGGTATGATTTATCAGCAGAAATCCGCAATAGTAGATGTTTCCAAGGCATATGCAGCATTAGGAGAATTTGAAGATGCTTTCCATTTCCTTGAGCAAAGCCGCAGACTTAGTGATCTGGTTTATTCTGAAGAATCCACCCGACAGCTGGCTATTCAGGAAGCTCAATACAATCTCTTTACCAAAAATCAACAGATCAAGGAGCTGGAGCAAGCCCGGAATTTTGATACAAGAATGAGATGGTTGCTACTGACTTTAGTGATTCTTTTGATTGCTCTAAGCTGGGTGGTGTTCAATAGGCAAAAGCTCAAAATAAGGGGAAATAAAGAACTACTACAGCGTCAGGAGGAACTTCTACTGGTGAAGGAGCAGCTGATCACTACCGAGAAGGAAAATCTCAGATTGTTGGAATTAAAAATGGATACTGAAGATCAGGCTCATTCAAAATCCCTTACTGCCCAAACACTTCACGTCATTGATAAAAACCGGATGCTGGAAGATATCCAGTCAAAACTGAAAAGCATTCTGGAAGAAGAACAGAAAGAACAGAGGAAAAAGATCAGAAACTTGATCAAACAGATTGATTTCAATTTTTCTCATGATGCAGATTGGGATGATTTCAAACAAACATTTGAAAAGGTTCATCAGGATTTCTTTGTAACGATTCAGGCCCGTTCTGGAGGTCTGACCCCCGCCGAAATGAAACTTGCAAGTCTGATGCGTCTAAACCTAAGCTCAAAGGAGATCGCCTCGTCGCTAGGGATCTCCATGGATAGTCTTCGGATTTCCCGCTATAGACTTCGGAAGAAATTGAATCTTCAAAAGGAGGATAGTTTACAGCAATTTCTGCTTTGTATATGA
- a CDS encoding phosphatase PAP2 family protein, translating to MKKKKYSAPVFAFLYYQLLIILLVLLLREEKGSVELAMNNYHHWTADYFFKNITHLGDGIVLAVPISLLLFVRYSHAILLFTATLIHLVIITLGKRILFPGMPRPAEYLKYVDFHTVPGVDIHHWNSFPSGHTATAFMLACVFAMIFSKKGSIQLFLLCLAGLIGFSRVYLMQHFYMDVLAGSLVGVWSAFAARWVTLSYFSAKKYKRSLYPKRKVSLQELTVSQAVLQNSRAT from the coding sequence ATGAAAAAGAAGAAATACTCGGCTCCCGTTTTTGCGTTTTTGTATTACCAACTACTCATCATTCTACTTGTACTTTTGCTTCGAGAAGAAAAAGGAAGTGTGGAATTAGCTATGAACAACTACCACCATTGGACAGCTGATTATTTCTTCAAAAACATCACCCATCTAGGAGACGGAATTGTTCTGGCTGTCCCAATTTCACTTTTGCTGTTTGTCCGCTACAGCCATGCGATTTTACTTTTCACAGCAACCTTAATCCATTTGGTTATAATCACTCTGGGAAAAAGAATTCTATTTCCAGGGATGCCTAGGCCGGCCGAATATCTCAAATACGTAGATTTCCACACAGTCCCCGGAGTAGATATCCATCATTGGAACAGCTTTCCTTCCGGCCACACAGCCACCGCGTTTATGCTTGCCTGCGTTTTTGCTATGATATTTTCCAAGAAGGGCTCCATACAGTTATTTTTATTGTGCCTGGCCGGGTTAATCGGCTTCAGTAGAGTTTATCTGATGCAACATTTTTATATGGACGTACTCGCTGGATCTCTCGTGGGCGTGTGGTCAGCTTTTGCGGCGAGATGGGTAACACTCAGCTATTTCTCTGCCAAGAAGTATAAACGGAGTCTTTATCCTAAACGAAAAGTCAGCTTACAGGAATTGACGGTGTCACAGGCAGTTCTCCAGAATTCCAGAGCTACTTAG
- a CDS encoding glycosyltransferase family 39 protein has product MKKIEHIWISVIFLLAAFFVHFAQIGNLSIYILDEAKNASAAMEMWQTSEWVLPTFNGLPRYDKPPLHYYFFGLAYELFEITPFAARFFPALMGWWTICMVFFTMKRKFGIEAGLVSGFALLASVHWVIQFHLAVPDPFLIFFLTASLLCFTRFWEGNRLRKTWLRWMGLVLGLAVLSKGPVAIVLIVGTIVLFILFQKGGFWRDFKFVLDPFAILIFLLVSLPWYLLIAWKTDGVWVQEFFFKHNVSRFASPMEGHGGGFHLTLLFVLVGMMPGSMVLVASWRSVLTYANAPTLVKISLIFSALTIMFFMLSGTKLPNYTAPAYPFLAIMIGWVIARPGGWKQVRWGGLISLLVLISLPIAVYFGLRGDATYSDSAYAGWYFLVGSGIGIVSLYYWFLGRWRSHYVSLCIGFLTVSLIFLIWAFPVLDNRNPVIASEASELSELDFYHFGEFNPSFVFLVKKTIVDLQKLDDKPKEGIVILRKGNMEEFVKLGYSYDVIFEGRDLFEKPTTVLLRIK; this is encoded by the coding sequence ATGAAGAAAATCGAGCACATCTGGATATCAGTTATTTTTCTGCTTGCTGCCTTCTTTGTTCATTTTGCCCAGATAGGAAATCTAAGCATATATATTCTGGACGAAGCCAAGAATGCAAGCGCTGCGATGGAAATGTGGCAGACTTCTGAATGGGTTTTGCCTACTTTCAATGGACTTCCCAGATATGACAAGCCGCCGCTCCATTATTATTTTTTCGGGTTGGCATACGAGCTATTTGAGATTACTCCTTTCGCTGCACGGTTTTTTCCTGCGTTGATGGGCTGGTGGACTATATGCATGGTTTTTTTTACAATGAAGCGGAAGTTCGGAATAGAGGCCGGATTGGTTTCAGGCTTCGCTCTGCTCGCCTCTGTTCATTGGGTTATCCAGTTTCATTTGGCAGTACCAGATCCATTTCTGATTTTCTTTCTTACAGCCTCATTATTGTGTTTCACTAGGTTTTGGGAAGGTAATCGTCTTAGAAAAACATGGTTAAGATGGATGGGGTTAGTGTTGGGGCTTGCCGTGCTAAGCAAAGGCCCGGTTGCAATTGTTCTTATAGTAGGTACAATAGTGCTCTTTATATTATTCCAAAAAGGGGGATTCTGGAGGGATTTCAAATTCGTCTTGGATCCTTTTGCTATACTTATTTTCCTGCTTGTATCACTTCCCTGGTACCTTCTTATTGCGTGGAAAACGGATGGGGTTTGGGTACAGGAATTTTTTTTCAAGCATAATGTCAGCCGTTTTGCATCACCTATGGAGGGTCATGGGGGAGGTTTTCACCTTACATTACTCTTTGTGTTGGTGGGAATGATGCCCGGTTCGATGGTTTTGGTAGCCTCATGGAGGTCAGTACTCACTTATGCCAATGCACCTACTTTGGTGAAAATTTCCCTGATTTTCTCTGCTCTTACAATTATGTTTTTTATGTTATCGGGTACCAAATTGCCAAACTATACTGCGCCAGCTTATCCGTTTTTAGCCATCATGATCGGTTGGGTGATTGCCCGGCCAGGAGGATGGAAGCAGGTGAGATGGGGAGGGCTTATCTCCCTTTTGGTTTTAATCAGTTTGCCGATCGCAGTATATTTCGGACTTAGGGGAGATGCTACTTATTCAGACAGTGCCTATGCAGGATGGTATTTTCTTGTAGGCAGTGGTATAGGAATAGTAAGCTTATACTATTGGTTCCTGGGAAGATGGAGAAGCCATTATGTAAGTCTTTGCATAGGTTTTTTGACGGTGAGCCTGATTTTCTTAATCTGGGCATTTCCAGTGTTGGATAACAGGAATCCGGTGATTGCATCAGAGGCTTCAGAGCTTTCAGAGTTGGATTTTTATCACTTTGGAGAGTTCAATCCTTCTTTTGTGTTTTTAGTAAAGAAAACAATCGTGGATCTACAAAAGCTTGATGACAAACCAAAGGAGGGTATCGTAATCTTAAGAAAGGGGAATATGGAGGAGTTTGTAAAACTTGGGTACTCATACGATGTGATTTTTGAGGGGCGGGATTTGTTTGAAAAACCTACTACTGTTTTGCTGCGGATTAAGTAG
- the mnmH gene encoding tRNA 2-selenouridine(34) synthase MnmH, which translates to MEEQTISLEEYWDLKNQYPLIDARSEGEFAQSHIPGAVNIPILNNQERIEVGTLYKDQGSEEATIKGFELVGPRFHLILKETLNRFPEKKIILYCWRGGMRSQILSWLLTMVGFEVYRLKGGYKTYRTYTYELVRKQWDFIVLGGKTGTGKTHLLKKMQEKGEQVIDLEGLAKHKGSSFGAIGQPAQPTVEQFENKLAEELRKLDPEKPIWVENESRKIGRVILPDLFYQQMLRAPLIDVIKSEKERTLLIKEEYARLPTDDLIFAVLRLKKRLGGLRTSQAIEAIVEGNHEAWISNLLVYYDKAYTFDLDKHADDNILRLDLTGLSSDTSIQKLLETKHQIHGKHSQTSD; encoded by the coding sequence ATGGAGGAGCAAACCATTTCGTTGGAGGAATACTGGGATCTAAAAAATCAATATCCGTTGATAGATGCGCGAAGTGAAGGTGAATTTGCCCAAAGCCATATTCCCGGGGCGGTGAATATTCCCATTCTGAACAATCAGGAAAGAATAGAAGTAGGCACCTTGTATAAAGACCAAGGTTCTGAAGAAGCTACTATTAAAGGGTTTGAACTGGTTGGGCCTCGATTTCATTTGATTCTCAAAGAGACCCTAAATAGATTCCCAGAAAAGAAAATTATACTCTATTGCTGGCGAGGAGGAATGCGAAGCCAAATCCTGTCATGGCTGTTGACTATGGTCGGATTCGAAGTATATAGACTAAAAGGAGGCTACAAAACTTACCGGACTTATACTTATGAACTGGTCAGAAAACAATGGGATTTCATCGTTTTAGGGGGAAAAACCGGAACAGGAAAAACACATCTCCTAAAAAAAATGCAGGAGAAGGGCGAGCAGGTTATAGATCTGGAGGGACTGGCTAAACACAAAGGTTCTTCATTTGGAGCAATAGGTCAACCAGCTCAACCCACAGTAGAACAGTTTGAAAATAAGCTGGCCGAAGAGCTCCGAAAACTCGATCCTGAAAAGCCTATATGGGTAGAAAATGAAAGCAGAAAAATCGGAAGAGTGATTCTTCCTGACCTGTTCTACCAGCAGATGCTGAGAGCACCATTAATAGATGTGATAAAATCAGAAAAAGAGCGCACACTGCTGATAAAGGAAGAATATGCCAGGCTACCCACTGATGACTTAATATTTGCTGTATTAAGGTTGAAAAAGCGGTTGGGTGGACTTCGGACTTCCCAAGCTATAGAGGCCATAGTAGAGGGGAATCATGAAGCATGGATTTCCAATTTACTGGTTTACTACGATAAAGCTTACACGTTTGATTTAGACAAACATGCCGATGATAATATCCTTAGACTAGACCTTACAGGTCTATCCTCCGATACATCTATCCAAAAATTACTGGAAACAAAACATCAAATCCATGGAAAGCACTCCCAAACGTCTGACTGA